AGGAATGATCACATGACGCATGGTCTGCCATTCCGATCCACCCAGGTTCCAGGCTGCAGATTCCAGATCAGGGTCCATCTGGTTCAAGCGCAAACGGATGACGGCCATCGCAAAGGGCGCGGTCAGCACGCTATGCGCGATAATGATTGAGTAAAGCTGACCCGACATCCCGATCTTGGACAGCCACGCGAGCATTGCCAGCGCCATGATGATCAGCGGGATCGTTGGCGGCAGCAGGATCAGCGCAAGGTAGGGCCCCTTGAAGCGGAAGTTGTAGCGGAAATCGGAGTAGGCTGTGCAGAACCCGAGGAACGTCGCGATCACCGCGGTCGAACAGGACACGATCAGGCTGTTCCGCGCGGCTTTCCAGATGTCGGGATCGGCCAGCACCTTTGCATACCACTCGGTCGAGAACTCTCCGAGAGGGATCGTCGGGAAGCGTTGCGAGTTGAAGGAAAAGATCATGCTAAAAATGATCGGCGCAAAGACGAAGGCGAAGATCAGAACAACATAGATGCCAAGGATGAAGTTGAGGGACCGGCTCTGTTTCATTTCGCGCCTTTCCCCTTGCGGTAGGCCAAGGCGATGCCGGTGAAGGCGATGGCAAAGAGCGTGACCATCATCATGATCGCGACCACGGCGGCGCGGGGCCATTGCTGGCCGGATTTGGTGGTATCAAGGATCAAGATCGGCAGGGTCGGCTCCTGCGATCCGCCCAGATAGAAGGGGGCGACAAAGTCACCAAAGGACAGAATAAAGCAGAAGATCGCGGCGATAATCAGCCCGGTCTTGGACAGCGGAATGATCACTTGCCAGATCGTGCGCAGGGGCGAACAGCCCAGATTGCGCGCGGCCTCAATCAGGTTCTTGTCGATGTTCGCCATCGTGACGGTTTGCAGGATGACGACCAGAGGCAGCGTCAGGGTCATATAGCCCACCAGCGTGCCGAAGTTCGTGTTCAGCATCGTGTAGGGGCCCAGGCCGACATAACCCAGCATGGCATTGACCACGCCGCTTTCGGACAGGATCACGAACCATGAAAAGGTGCGTACCAGATAGCTGGTGAAAAACGGAATGATCAGCAGGAAAATCGCCCAGCGTCGGGTGCTTTCAGAAGCGCGGAAGGCCAGTGCAAAGGCAGCGGGAAAGGCGATGCACATCGCGCAGACAGTGGACAGCGTTGCGATGCCTATCGTGTACCAATAGCTGTCCCAGAAGAAGCCTCGCGTCAGCATCCGTGACCAGTTCACGAACTCGAACGCTTCGGTCATGCGGTAGTTCTTTACCAGGAAGAACGACATCGCGACCATGAACAGGACCGGCCCGACAAAGAAGATCAGCTGCCAGAAGATGATCGGCAGCCGCCAGGTCAGCGCATAAAGGTTTGGGCGTTGTTCAGGATTGGATGACATGGGACTTTCGCGTGTCTGGGAAAATGGGGCGGCCACAGGGCCGCCCGCTTTGGTGTCTTTAGGCCGTCAGATCAGGCGCTCTTGTACTCGGACCAGAAGTCGTTCCAGTCCTCCAGCGTCTGCTGCTGGGGGATGTCGCGGTAGTGAATCCGGCCTTCCTTGATCAGCGTGATCGGATCCTGCGAATCACCATCAATCTGATGCGAACGCTTGGCTTCCGCCATATCTGCCTCGACCAGGGCCGCGCGGCCCGCTTTGGTGACGCAGAAACCAGGGTAGGCTGCCATCTGAGCAGACTTCACCTGACCAGCAGGAGACATCATGTACTGGATGAACTTCTTGGCTTCATCCGCTTTTTCGCTGCCCTTGCCGATGGAATAGCTTTCGGTGAACTGGATGCCGCCCTCCTTCGGGATCACGGAGGCCACGGGCGCGCCGTCTTTTTCCAGAACGCCGGTGATCCAGTCGCCGATGCCGCACATCGCCTGCATCTCACCGTTCTTGAGGCCGTTGAACGTGCCGCCATAGTCAAAGAAGCCGCCAACCTGTTTGCGCAGGCTCATCGTGGTTTCTTGCACCTTCGCCCATTGGTCGTCGTTCAGGTCCCAAAGGCCTGCGCCGTTGCCGTCATAAAGGCTCATCATGCCCAGCGTGGGCAGATGCCAGTCGAAATGGCCCACTTTGCCTTCAAGTTCTGGCTTCCAGAAGCAGGCATAGCTTTGGGCTTCTTCCTCGGTCACGGAATTCTTGTTGTAGGACACGCCCAGATGGCCACCGCGCAGGATCATGGAGTACATCTTGCCGTCTGCCCAGTGGCCGGGGAACTGCGAGAAGTCTTCATGCAGCATGTCATCCAGCGGATAATCTGCCGCGTTCATTTCTTCGATGTAGCCAGCTGCGTTCAATTGCTGCACAAATTCAGCGTCCGACAGGATCAGATCGTAGGTACCAGGAGGCGATTGCGCGATCAGTGCCAGCATGTTGTCGCCACCAGCGTAGTACTTTGGCACGAACTTCACATTGTTGGCTTCTTCGTATTCGGCAACAACGTCTGGCTCACCATGACCGTACCAGGCGAGCATGTTGATCTCAGTCGTCGCAGCCCAAGCGCGGCTGACAAAAGGTGTTGTCAAAACGGCTGCACCGCCGGCTTTCAGAAGCTGGCGGCGGTTCAAGCCAAATAGTGATGAAGTTACGGTCGGTCTGTACATTTGTGTCTCCCATTTGGTCGCTCTTTCCCAGCAAAAGAGCATTTGATTTTTCGCTGAACCATAGTGTTCAGTCCGATTTTTTTTAAATGGTATGGTAAAACAGGACTTTTGGGAAATTTATCGTTGATATGCTCATATAATGAGCGGTTATGCATCAACGGCACTCGAAGAACGCTGCTCCAAGGTGTTGATCATGGCATCCATGGCAGCGTATCCGCCTGCGCCCAACTGAGCCTGTCGTGCGAAAAGCCCGATGTGCAAAGGGGCGAGAACCGGCAGGCCGTCTTGTTCAGAGAACGTGCGCATACCGCTTTGGACCGTCGGAGCGGTGAGGCAAGAAAGGCCAAGGCCATCCTGGACCGCACGTTGAACGCCGCCAATGCCGGGGCTGGAGTAGGCTATGCGCCAACTCTTTCCTGCCAACTTCAAAGCAGTGGCCATGCGATCGCGGTAAACACAGCCATAGGGATGAGCGACGAGAGGGATATCGGTGTTTTCCGGGATTTCGAATGCGTTGGCACCAACCCATGTTGGTTGTTCCTTCCAGTTGCGGAACAAAAACTGTTGGTCGTCACCGTCAAACAGCGCCACGGCGATGTCGATTTCGTTGCTGCGCA
This genomic window from Lentibacter algarum contains:
- a CDS encoding ABC transporter permease, coding for MSSNPEQRPNLYALTWRLPIIFWQLIFFVGPVLFMVAMSFFLVKNYRMTEAFEFVNWSRMLTRGFFWDSYWYTIGIATLSTVCAMCIAFPAAFALAFRASESTRRWAIFLLIIPFFTSYLVRTFSWFVILSESGVVNAMLGYVGLGPYTMLNTNFGTLVGYMTLTLPLVVILQTVTMANIDKNLIEAARNLGCSPLRTIWQVIIPLSKTGLIIAAIFCFILSFGDFVAPFYLGGSQEPTLPILILDTTKSGQQWPRAAVVAIMMMVTLFAIAFTGIALAYRKGKGAK
- a CDS encoding LysR family transcriptional regulator, translated to MGAVNLSTELLRAFITVIEVASFTRAAEILGRTQPAISLQVKRLEEAVGYPLIARKGKEISLTERGEALAIHARQILRLNDLAMAEFEQRDPAARLRVGLPVDYAVNTLQACLTDVVRQFPDTQIEIRCDLSKHLLMAMRSNEIDIAVALFDGDDQQFLFRNWKEQPTWVGANAFEIPENTDIPLVAHPYGCVYRDRMATALKLAGKSWRIAYSSPGIGGVQRAVQDGLGLSCLTAPTVQSGMRTFSEQDGLPVLAPLHIGLFARQAQLGAGGYAAMDAMINTLEQRSSSAVDA
- a CDS encoding ABC transporter permease, translating into MKQSRSLNFILGIYVVLIFAFVFAPIIFSMIFSFNSQRFPTIPLGEFSTEWYAKVLADPDIWKAARNSLIVSCSTAVIATFLGFCTAYSDFRYNFRFKGPYLALILLPPTIPLIIMALAMLAWLSKIGMSGQLYSIIIAHSVLTAPFAMAVIRLRLNQMDPDLESAAWNLGGSEWQTMRHVIIPFCKPAIFSSLFLTAAVSFDEFAVSWFVSGLNSTLPVVVLEIVQGNIDPQVNAIGTFVFLTSMTLVVLAQLFFASRQIKGIQS
- a CDS encoding spermidine/putrescine ABC transporter substrate-binding protein; the encoded protein is MYRPTVTSSLFGLNRRQLLKAGGAAVLTTPFVSRAWAATTEINMLAWYGHGEPDVVAEYEEANNVKFVPKYYAGGDNMLALIAQSPPGTYDLILSDAEFVQQLNAAGYIEEMNAADYPLDDMLHEDFSQFPGHWADGKMYSMILRGGHLGVSYNKNSVTEEEAQSYACFWKPELEGKVGHFDWHLPTLGMMSLYDGNGAGLWDLNDDQWAKVQETTMSLRKQVGGFFDYGGTFNGLKNGEMQAMCGIGDWITGVLEKDGAPVASVIPKEGGIQFTESYSIGKGSEKADEAKKFIQYMMSPAGQVKSAQMAAYPGFCVTKAGRAALVEADMAEAKRSHQIDGDSQDPITLIKEGRIHYRDIPQQQTLEDWNDFWSEYKSA